GCGGTAGACATGCATGTATTCAAGGTCCCTAGTTGGCGCAATGTCGCTCTGGAAGCGCCCTATTTCCAAAATGGCTCCGTGCGCACCCTGCAAACCGCGGTGCGGGTCATGGCTGCCTGTCAGTTGGGCCTGACGGTCACGAATAAGCAGGTGAGCGATATCGTTTCCTTTTTAGATAGCCTCACCGGGAAATTTCCCAAGGAGACCATGCCAACCCTTCCAGAGACGCCTAACACTACCATTATGATGAATGTTTCTCGATTGCAAAAAGTGGCAGTAGAAAATGAGAAGAAGTGAATTCTACTAGGGGCGGTTAGAAATCTCATCCAAGGAGCAAAAGGTATGCAACAACGTTCGGCACCCCAGGAAACTATTGGCACCCCAGCCAAGCTTTGTTCCCATTGATTTCCAAGTCAAACCCATCATTCCGGCGGACGCGCTAAAGCGTGCCGCTGGATTCACCGGTGTGTGCCGGGCATGGCACATAGCTACCCAGGTGCGAGTCCTGGGGCCAGGTTTCCGCAGAGCCGAAGGCAAGGGGGAGGGCAAGGGCGTTGTCGCGACACAGGGTCTGAAGGAAGTTGGCTCGACTCCAACGCTGCGGGGCGATGAACAAAAACCGGATAGGAGGCGTGGTGCATCTGGGACGAGCGGGTATATGACCGCGAAGTCCTCCATCTGCGGTTGTTGGGATGCACTTTGTAAATCCGGCGGCAGCGCAGAAAGTGATGTTTTGCTTGATCACACTCACCCCTATCCCGAATAGATTTTTAATGTCCGATTCCACGACGTATGGTGATCCTCTTACCGCGCTACTCGCTCGTGTTCGCCATTGCGAACTTTGCGCCGGGCAGCTGCCGCTTGGTGCGCGTCCGGTGCTGCAGATGGATTCGCGCGCCCGTATTTTGATCGCTGCGCAGGCTCCGGGCAGGAAGGTGCACGAAACAGGTATTCCCTTCAACGATGCCAGCGGCGATAGGCTTCGTACCTGGCTGGGTATCTCCCGAGAGGTATTCTACGACGCCCGACAGGTGGCGCTCGTGCCCATGGGATTCTGCTACCCAGGCACCGGAACGTCCGGAGACTTGCCGCCGCGGCCAGAGTGCGCTCGTGTCTGGCATGGGGAGTTACTGCCGCATTTGCAGCATCTGCAACTCACTCTGGTCATCGGCCAGTATGCCCGGGCTTATCACCTTCCTGCCGAGGCCGGAACGCTGACGGAGGTGGTTCATGCATGGCGCGAAAACTGGCCCAACCGCATACTGCTGCCGCATCCCAGCCCGCGTAATAATCTGTGGCTGAAGCGCAATCCGTGGTTCGAGAAAGAACTCATTCCGGCGCTTCAGGCGCGTGTTGCCGAGGTGCTTGCGCAGGACCGTTGACCTGGCATTCAGGAAGGGTGTTATGGTAATGCGCTACGTCCCGCAAAAGGTTTTGAATGGCCCGAAATCCTCGGGAGCGGGCTGGGCATAGCTCTCCAGCCCCGGACGCTCCGTGAAGGGCTGTTCCAGCACGGCGAGCAGCGCTTTGAACGGGGTGAGGTCCTGATCCTGCGTAGCGGCGGCCAGGGCTTCCTCGACTTTGTGGTTGCGGGGTATGTAGAGCGGATTGACCTGATCCATTGCCTTGGCGCGCGCCTCCGCGGTGGTGTTTTCGCGCGCCAGTCGGGCCTGCCATTGCGCCAACCAAAGATCAAACGGCGCCGGGTTGGTAAAGTGGGCGCGGACCTGCGCCGGATCACCGTGCACTGCCGCTGACAAACCGCGGAAGACCTGTGTGTAGTCGGCATTCTGGCCTTCCATGGCGGACAAAAGAGCTTGCGCCAGCGCGAGATCGCCGTCCTCCGCCGTGGCCAGGCCCATTCTGGCGCGCATGCCATCGAGCCAGTGGCGGGTGTAGAGCGTAGGAAACTCGTTGATCTGCTCGGTCAGCAGGCGCACGGCCTCATCGGGGTCGGGGTGAACCAGATCAATCAGGGTTTCGGCGAAGCGCGTGAGATTCCACTGCGCAATCAATGGTTGGTGGGCGTAGGCATAACGGCCCTGCGCGTCGATGGAGCTGAAAACGGTCTCCGGATCGTAGTGATCCATGAAGGCGCAGGGGCCGTAATCGATGGTCTCGCCGGCGATACTCATGTTGTCTGTGTTCATCACACCGTGAATGAAACCGACCAGCATCCAGCGCGCGATCAGGGCTGCCTGTGCGGCGGATACCGCCGCAAACAGCTCCAGATAGGGATTGTCCGCACTTTTCAGGGTGGGGTAGTGGCGGGCGATGGTGTAATCAGCCAGTTGTTTGACCCGGGCGTTTTCGTTGCGTGCGGCAAAAAACTGAAAGGTGCCGACGCGAATATGGCTGGCGGCGATGCGGGTGAGGATGGCGCCGGGGAGCGATGTTTCCCGACGGACGGTTTCCCCTGTCGTGACGGCGGCCAGCGCGCGGGTCGTGGGTATGCCCAGCGCATGCATGGCTTCGCCGATGACATATTCGCGTAGCACCGGCCCCAGTGCCGCCTTGCCATCGCCGCCCCGCGAAAAGGGCGTGCGACCAGAGCCTTTCAGTTGCATATCCCGGCGCCGACCATGGCGATCGACCAACTCGCCGAGCAAGAGGGCGCGGCCGTCCCCCAGTTGCGGAGAGAAGTGGCCGAACTGATGACCGGCATAGGCCTGGGCCAAGGGCAGCGCGCCTTCCGGGACCTGATTCCCGGAAAAAATGGCGGCACCCAGTTCATCGTCCAGCGTGGCACTGTCGAGCCCCAGCTCCTCCGCCAGTGCCTGGTTCAACAGCAGCAGTCGGGGCGCTGGTGCCGTGGCCGCCTGCCAGGGGGCGTAAAAACCCTCCAGATCGCGCGCATAGCTATTGTCAAAACGGAATAATGCCTTATCCATTCGTCAGTCTTGATGCACGGGCACCGGTATTTCCAGTTTCACCTCACCGTTCTCCAGGCGCGCGGTGATTCGCGTGCCCTTGGGTAGGTCGCCAAAGAGGATATGCTCCGCCAGCGGCTTCTTCAGGTGTTCCTGAATCATCCGCGTCATCGGCCGTGCGCCCATCTGCGGGTCGTAGCCCTTGTCCGCCAGCCATTGCCGTAGTTCAGCGCTGATTTCCAGGCTATAGCCTTTTTGCAGCAACTGCTCGTCCAACTCCATGACGAACTTGTCCACCACGTGTAGCACCGTCTCCTTAGAGAGCGGTGTGAAGGGTACGACGGCATCCAGGCGATTGCGGAACTCCGGCGCGAAGACCCGGCGGATGGTCTCCATTTCCTGCCCGCCATCACTCTGGGGGGCGTTCATGAAACCAATATTCGCTTTGCCGCGCGCCTCAGCCCCCGCATTGGTGGTCATGATCAACACCACATTGCGGAAGTCCACCGTGCGGCCGCCGGCATCTGTCAGCTTGCCGTGATCCATCACTTGCAGGAGCACATTGAAGATGTCCGGGTGTGCCTTCTCAATCTCATCCAACAACAGCACCGCATGTGGGTTACGGCTCACCGCCTCTGTCAGTTGTCCAGCCTGATCATACCCGACATATCCTGGCGGTGCCCCGATGAGTCGCGACACCGTATGCCGTTCCATGTATTCACTCATGTCGAAGCGCAGTAGCGGAATGCCGAGCAGGCTGGCCAACTGCCGACTGAGCTCGGTCTTGCCCACGCCGGTCGGGCCGGAGAAGAGAAAACTCCCCACCGGCTTTTCATGGTGGCGCAGGCCTGCCCGTGCCATTTTGATGGCCGCGGCGAGTTCGTGGATGGCCTTTTCCTGACCAAAGATGACAAATCCCAGATCCCGCTCCAGATTCTTCAGGGCCTGCCGGTCATCGGTAGAGACGCTCTTACCCGGAATACGTGCCACTCGGGCGACCATCTCTTCGATGTCATGCACACCGATGCTCTTCTTGCGTCGGGAGGCTGGCAAAAGCGCTTGCGCGGCGCCCACCTCGTCGATGAGATCAATGGCCTTGTCGGGTAGATGACGATCGTGGATGTGCTTGACGGACAGCTCCACCGCCGCGCGCAACGCCGTATCGGTATAACGCAGGCCAT
This sequence is a window from Acidithiobacillus ferridurans. Protein-coding genes within it:
- a CDS encoding uracil-DNA glycosylase family protein, whose amino-acid sequence is MDSRARILIAAQAPGRKVHETGIPFNDASGDRLRTWLGISREVFYDARQVALVPMGFCYPGTGTSGDLPPRPECARVWHGELLPHLQHLQLTLVIGQYARAYHLPAEAGTLTEVVHAWRENWPNRILLPHPSPRNNLWLKRNPWFEKELIPALQARVAEVLAQDR
- a CDS encoding protein adenylyltransferase SelO: MDKALFRFDNSYARDLEGFYAPWQAATAPAPRLLLLNQALAEELGLDSATLDDELGAAIFSGNQVPEGALPLAQAYAGHQFGHFSPQLGDGRALLLGELVDRHGRRRDMQLKGSGRTPFSRGGDGKAALGPVLREYVIGEAMHALGIPTTRALAAVTTGETVRRETSLPGAILTRIAASHIRVGTFQFFAARNENARVKQLADYTIARHYPTLKSADNPYLELFAAVSAAQAALIARWMLVGFIHGVMNTDNMSIAGETIDYGPCAFMDHYDPETVFSSIDAQGRYAYAHQPLIAQWNLTRFAETLIDLVHPDPDEAVRLLTEQINEFPTLYTRHWLDGMRARMGLATAEDGDLALAQALLSAMEGQNADYTQVFRGLSAAVHGDPAQVRAHFTNPAPFDLWLAQWQARLARENTTAEARAKAMDQVNPLYIPRNHKVEEALAAATQDQDLTPFKALLAVLEQPFTERPGLESYAQPAPEDFGPFKTFCGT
- the clpA gene encoding ATP-dependent Clp protease ATP-binding subunit ClpA, whose protein sequence is MIDKPLEQSINQAFQIARQYGHEYASVEHLLLALLDNPDGMDVLSACGADRAHLSVELRQFLERKVPAMGPAGTVNTQPSIGFQRVIQRALYHVQSAGKEAVSGANVIVAIFAERESHAVYFLQKEHVTRLDVVNFLAHGVRKDEVMDEEEEEVERTTEKKGDSKDPLAVYARNLNAMARAGRLDPLIGRQEELIRALQVLARRRKNNPLFVGEPGVGKTAIVEGLARAVVAGKVPEMLENATIYALDLGALIAGSRYRGDFEERLKGVLKALRKKPNSILFIDEIHTLIGAGAASGGAMDASNLLKPALASGELKCIGATTYQEFRQYFEKDRALTRRFQKIDVPEPSQEESVQILRGLKGQFEQHHGLRYTDTALRAAVELSVKHIHDRHLPDKAIDLIDEVGAAQALLPASRRKKSIGVHDIEEMVARVARIPGKSVSTDDRQALKNLERDLGFVIFGQEKAIHELAAAIKMARAGLRHHEKPVGSFLFSGPTGVGKTELSRQLASLLGIPLLRFDMSEYMERHTVSRLIGAPPGYVGYDQAGQLTEAVSRNPHAVLLLDEIEKAHPDIFNVLLQVMDHGKLTDAGGRTVDFRNVVLIMTTNAGAEARGKANIGFMNAPQSDGGQEMETIRRVFAPEFRNRLDAVVPFTPLSKETVLHVVDKFVMELDEQLLQKGYSLEISAELRQWLADKGYDPQMGARPMTRMIQEHLKKPLAEHILFGDLPKGTRITARLENGEVKLEIPVPVHQD